The DNA window CAATAAGCTGAACAATAAGGTGTCGACCGCAACCATGATTGCCGGGCTGCTGCTGTCCGGTTCCGTGTTCGCGGCCAATCCGCAGGTCTCCCTGAAGACGACCGCCGGCGAGATCGTGGTGGAACTGAACCAGGACAAGGCGCCGAAGTCCACGGCGAACTTCCTTGCCTATGTGAAGAGCGGCTTTTACAAGGACACGATCTTCCACCGCGTGATCGACGGCTTCATGATCCAGGCCGGCGGCTACACGAAGGACCTGAAAGGCAAGCCGACCCGCCCGCCGATTCCCAGCGAATCAAAGAACGGCTTGAACAACGTGACGTACTCGGTGGCCATGGCGCGCATGGACAATCCCAACTCGGCCACGTCGCAATTCTTCATCAACGTGGCCGACAACATGGCGCTCGACTACCCGAACTTCGACGGTGTCGGCTACACGGTGTTCGGCCGCGTCATTTCCGGCTATGAAGTGGTCGACAAGATCAAGGGCGTGCTGGTCGACGATAAAAGCTTCGTGTTCCAGAACGTGCCGGTCACGCCGATCGTCATCAAGTCGGCCACCCTGCTGAAAAAGCCGATCGCGCCGAAGCCGGCGCCGGGACAGACCGCGCAGGCCGAGACAACGGCAACGGAAGCGGCGCAGCCTGAACCGGCTCCGGCGGCACAGCCGGAAGCGCCGGCCGAAGCAGCCCCGGCGCCGGCACAGTAAAATAGCGTTTTGCCATCGGCTGCGGTAAGATCGCGGCCCTCTTTCGAACACTCTTCCCCTACAACAGGAAAGCACCATGACCACCATTACCATCACCACGAACAAGGGCAAGATCGTTGCCGAGCTGGACGCTGAAAAAGCACCGAAGACCGTCGAGAACTTCCTGAACTACGCCAAGGCCGGCCACTACGACAACACGATCTTCCACCGCGTGATCGATGGCTTCATGATCCAGGGCGGCGGTTTCGAGCCGGGCATGAAGCAGAAGCCTGCCGACCAGACCGTGGAAAACGAAGCCAAGAACGGCTTGAAGAACGAGCCGTACACGCTGGCGATGGCCCGCACGTCGGCACCGCACTCCGCTTCCGCGCAATTCTTCATCAACGTGAAGAACAACAGCTTCCTCGACTACCCGGGCCAGGATGGCTGGGGCTATGCCGTGTTCGGCGTGGTTACCGAGGGCAAGGAAGTCGTCGATGAAATCCGCAAGGTGAAGACCACGCGCAGCGGCATGTTCGCCGACGTGCCGGTGGAAGACGTGATCATCGAAAAGGTCGAAGCCGCGTAATCCATCGGGCCTCGCATCTTGATCTTGTTTGTCTCCGACCTGCACCTGCAGGTCGACCGGCCCGCGCTGACCGAAGCGTTCCTGCGCTTCCTCGATGAGCGGGCCCGCTCCGCCCGGCAACTCTACCTGCTGGGCGACCTGTTCGAATACTGGGCTGGCGACGACGACCTCGCCGATGCCTTCCACACCCGAATCGCCGCCGCGCTGCGCGCGCTGGCCGATGGCGGCGTCGCCATCTTCTGGATTGCCGGCAACCGCGATTTCCTCGTCGGCGAGCGATTCGCCAACGCGGCCGGCCTCACCCTGCTGCCGGAAACGTGGGTCATCGAAGACCACGGCCGCCGCATCGTGCTCGTGCACGGCGATGCGCAATGCACCGACGATACGAAATACATGGCCTTCCGCGCGCAGGTGCGCGAGCCCGCCTGGCAACAGCAGTTCCTGGCGATGCCGCTGGCGCAGCGCAAGGCCATCATTGCCGGCCTGCGCGACAACAGCCGCAAGGACCAGGGCGAAAAATCCTATGAAATCATGGACGTGACGCCACAGGCGATCGCCGCCGTCTTCGCGCAAACGAACGCCAGCGTGATGATCCACGGTCACACGCACCGCCCTGCCCTGCATGCCGTGGCGGGCACACTGCGCTACGTGCTGCCCGATTGGGAGCCGGAAGCCACGCCGCCACGGGGCGGGTGGATCGCCATCGACGACGAGGGTGCGATCACGCGGCACGCGCTCGACGGCACCATCTTGCATTGAACCAAAACTGGGGACGTACCCTGGTTTAGCGGAAATATTGCACACGGCCCTCCTTGCAGAGTTGCCTGCAAACATGGGCGGCCGGCGTCCCGGTATATCTTCAGTTTTGCCTGGAAACAGGGCGGTCCGGCGTCCCGGTACGTCCCTAGTTTTGCCGCGAAACAGGGGTACGTCCCTAGTTTTGCCTGCAAACAGGGGTACGTCCCCAGTTTTGCGTTACGGCCAGACTTGTTGTTCGGTCCACCCCAGCTCGGCAAAGTCCTGCGCCCGGAGGTCGGCTTCCCCCGCCGAATAGAACTCGTCCAGTTGCGGTGGCGCCACCGGCGTGCCGGCCAGCATGGCGTGGACTTGCCCGCGGTGGTGCACCTGGTGCTGGAACAGGTGCGCCAGCAGGCGCTGGCGGGTATCGCGCTGCACATGGTCGCCACGATCGATGGCGACGACGGCGTCCAGCACCTCGTCGCGCAGCCCGGAACAATAGGCGATCAGCGAGTCGTTGCTTTCGCGCTGCGCCTGCCACAGCGGGGGGCAGGTGGCATAGGGCTCTTCCGGTTCGAAGAATGTGTGGTAATCCGGGTGGGGTGGCTCGCCGCGCCAGTCGCGCCACAGCGCATCGAGGTAGAAGCGCTGCACGCCCAGGTTATGGTTCAGCGTGTAGCGGATGCTGGGGAAGAAACTCGTGCGAGACTGGTCTTCGAACGCGGCTTGCGACAAGGTATTGCAGGCGCGCAGCAGCCGGTGGTCGGACCAGGCATTGTTGTACGCCTGGGCCAGCAGGTAGCGCGACAGCGACGTGGAAGCTGGCTGGGGCACTGTGGTATTCCTCGCAAAGAAACAGGCAGGTTACTTGAAAATCGCACGCCACGAAATAAGCTGGATGGTGAACAACCATAACGATCAGGGCGGCCACAAGAGGCCCGCCGTCCATCCTGAGGAGCCATCATGCTGAATGGAGACACTTTGCGCCAGGTATTTCCCGACTGCGCCGATGCGGATGACTGGGCCACCGCGCTCGACAGTGCACTGGTCCGCTTCCACATCACCACGCGCGACCGCGTGTGCGCGTTCCTGGCGCAAACCAGCCACGAATCGGGTCACTTCAACCGGCTGGAGGAATCGCTGTTCTACCGCACGCCCGCACGGCTGATGGCCGTGTGGCCGAAGCGCTTTCCCAGCGTCGCGAGCGCCACGCCGTTCGTGCAGAACCCGGAGCGGCTGGCCAATTTCGTGTATGCGCGGCGGATGGGCAATGGCGATGAAGCCAGCGGCGACGGCTTTCTCTTCCGCGGCCGCGGGCTCATCCAGCTGACGGGTCGCAGCAACTACCGCCAGGCTGGCGAAGCGCTGGGCCTGGATTTGCTGGGCACGCCCGACCGCCTGGTATCGAAGGAAGTGGCGGCACTGTCGGCCGCATGGTTCTGGGACAGCCGCGGCCTGAATGCGCTGGCCGACCATGACAAGCCGGACGACGACCTGGAAGATTTCACGGAAATCACGCGGCGCATCAACGGCGGCACGGTGGGGCTGAAGGAAAGGCTGGCGGCCTACAAGCTGCTGCGCAGCACCCTCGCCTGACCCACTGCGCGCGTAGCGCTATTGCTAGTGCTAGTGCTGGCGCGGCACGCCGGCATAAGCCGCCTCGAGGCGGCGGATCAGCGGCAGGTTCATCGCATGCGTGTGGCGGTTCCAGCGGTCCATCGTCGCGTGCAGGTCGTTTTGCAGGCGGTGCGCCAGCTGGAATTCACGTGCATCCGCCGCCCAGATCGCGAACTCGACCTTGGCCTCGAAACTGCCATGGCGACGCACGGCCGCTTCGAACTCGGCGCGCGCGGCGTCGGGGTGGCCGGCGCCATGCAGCGCGCGCGCCATGAGCAAGCTCGTTTGTTCAGGGCGGAAATGCGGATCGGTGCGCCGCAACTGCTCCAGCTGCGCCAGCGCCTCGGCATGACGGCCACAGGCGAAGCTTGCGCGGGCGGCGCCCAGGCGAATGTCCGGGTCGCCCGCGAATGCGCCTTGCAGGCAGGTGGCGAACGTGGCGGCGGCACCTTCCGCATCGCCAGCCTCGAGCTGGGCATGGGCCAGGCGCATCTGGTTCTGCGCCGTGGGGGTGAATGCCACGGCGGCCTGCGCTTCGCGCAGTTCACGCGTGGGGTCGGGTGCCCGCGCGGGGCCGGGCACCGGCGTGCCGTCGCCGCGATCGAGGCGTGAGCGCGGCAGGTAAATGCCAAGGAAATAGACAAGGCTGCCCAGCAGCGGGAAGATGAACAGGATCATCAGCCAGACCCTCTGCTGCCGGCTGCGGATCGCGTGCACGGCAAAAAAAACCGCGACCAGCACGTGCAACCCGATTCCGACCATCATTGCGCTCTCCACCTGCGCTCTCCACCTGTTTACCGTGTGTTCATTCTAGGATTTTTGATTCCCCCGTGCAACTTACGAGCTGCAAGGCAATCACGTCACTTGGCGGGCTCGAAGCGCACCCGCAAGCCCTCGCGCGTGGTGTGGATCGTCGTCGGCACATATTGCACGCCGAGATACCGCAGCTCGTCCGGGCGGAAGTGGTACACGGGCACGTCGCGAACGATGCGCTCGACGACGACGTTGGCGGCAGCCGCCAGCTGGCCCCGTGTGGCCGTATCGACACCGCCGACGGAGAAACCATCGATGCGCGCGTCAGAGAGCACGACCGCGTTGCGCACATTGTCGACCTGCAGCCGGCCGGACAGCGCCACGTTGCCCTGCAGGGGCCGCAGCAGCGGCGACGTGACGGCAACCGTGGCGGACAGCGCCAGCCGGTCGTTGTCGCGCAGGATCGCCAGCTGGGGCCGGGAGAGCTCCAGTTCGAATACGCCAAGCGCACGTTGCTGCAACGGGAAGCGCTCGTCCAGGCCGCGCTGCAGGCGCTCCAGCGGCACGTCCACTTCGCGTGGGCCCGTCAGGCTGGCGCAGCCCGCCAGCAAGGCAGCCGCGGCCAACGGCGCGATCAACAGGAACCTGCGTGCGTAAGACATCGTCGCCCCCACCCTTTCAATCAAAAGAGTGCGGATGATAGCCGATCGAAGCTGGAAATGTGTCAAATAATGTAACAGTCACCGTCACAGATGCAGGCAGCCAGGGCCGGTGTGCGGGAGCGAACGGTTGCGTCGGAGCGGGCGGCGTAATGTGAGGCCATGCCAACCTTATCCGACCATTCGTCCCCATTGATCGGCACTGCCGGCTGGAGCCTGCCCCGTGACACCTGGCCCGCGTTTCCGGCCGAGGGCAGCCAGCTCGAACGCTACGCGGCTGTCTTCAACGCGGTCGAGATCAACACGAGTTTCTACCGGCCGCACCAGCCGAAAACCTATGAGCGCTGGGCCGCCGCCACGCCGCCGGCGTTCTGCTTCGCGGTGAAACTGCCGCGCACCATCACGCATGAAGCGAGGCTGCACGGCGTCGACGACCTGCTGGCCCGTTTCGCGGGAGAGGCCGGGGCATTGGGCGACAGGCTCGGTGCCGTGCTGGTGCAGTTGCCGCCCAGCCTGGCGCTGGATACCGCCGCCGCCGCCGCGCTGTTCACCGCGCTGCAACAGCGCTTCACGTGCATGATCGCGTGCGAGGCGCGGCACGCCACGTGGTTCACGCCCGCGGCAACGAGCCTGCTCCACCAGGCCGGGGTCACGCGCGTGCTGGCCGACCCGGTGGTCGGCTACAGTGGCGCGTTCGAACCGACCACGGCGCCGGCCTACGTGCGGCTTCATGGCAACCCGCGCATCTATTATTCGCGCTACACGCCGGAACGGATGGACGAGGTGCGCGCCTGGCTGGCGCGGCACCCCGGCTCCTGGTGCATCCTCGACAATACGGCAAGCGGCGCCGCCACGTCGAATGCACTCGAACTCATCGGCCGGAGCGCCGGCCTGGTGGATCAGGCAGCCAGCCCGGCCCTGTCGGAGCGGTAGCGGTCGAAGCGGTCCGGCGTGATCAGCTCGCCGAACTCCACGGTGCGCGTGGCGATGTCGTGGTAGGCACCGACAAGGCCCATCTCGCCCCGCGCGATGCAATCGCGCAGGTATTCGCTGCCATTGATGATTTCTGCGAGCGAATTCTCGACATTCTGCCGCGTGACCTGTTCGAGCAGCTCCTTGCCGGCCGGTGCCGGCGCCCCGTGCGATGCGCACTGGCACTGCCAGATCGACGTCTGGATCTTGCCGGTGATCGTGCCGATGCTGTGCGCATCCACGTTCTTCAGCGCCAGCCCGATCGCGCCGCAACTGGAGTGCCCTTTCACGACGATCAGCTTGGCACCCAGCTTGTGGGCGATTTCCAGGCTGCCGATGATCTCGTCGCTGATCACGTTGCCGGCGATGCGGATCGTCAGCAGGTCGCCCAGGCCGGCATCGAAGATGATCTCCGGCGAGGTGCGCGAGTCGATGCAATTGACCACCACGGCCATCGGGTGCTGCCCGCCGGCGGTGGCATCGACCTGGTGCAGGTAGTATTTCTTGATCCACCGGCCCGCCTGGAAGCGCTCGTTGCCATCCTTGAGCAGTTGCAGCACGTCCTCGGGCTGCAGCCTCGTCTGGGTTTCCTTGTCGAGCGCCGGCACGAACTGGATCGGGTCGGCCAGGCTGTACTCGTCGCGCAGGCCGATCACGTTCAGTTGCACGTCGCGTTCCGAAGCGGCCACGCGGTAGTCCTCGATCGTTTCCAGCACGTCGTTGTCGATGTAGTCGGCGTTGGTCGCGTCGATCAGCACTTTCGAGCCGGGCGGCACGTCCCACAGCGCCGTCTTGATCGTGGCCTTGTTCAGGAACGATACCTGGTTCGGCAACTCCATCTTGATCACTTCGCCGATATGCAGGCGGTATTGCTCGATCGCGAACGGGTTGCGGAAATTGCTGCGCAGCAGGTAGAACAGGCTGGCGGCCAGGCCGATCATCACACCCATCAGCAGGTCGGTCAGCACGATCGCCGCCACCGTGACCACGAACGGCACGAATTGCGACGCGCCCTTCGTGTACATGTCGCGGAACAGCGAAACCTTGGCCAGCTTGTAGCCGGTCATGATGAGGATCGCGGCCAGCGCGGCCAGCGGAATCTGGTTCAGCACGGGGCTCAGCACCAGCACGGCGGCGAGCAGCAGCAGGCCATGGAACACGGCAGATGCCTTGGTAGCGTTACCCGTCTGGATATTGACAGAGCTGCGCACGATCACGGACGTGACGGGCAGGCCGCCCAGCAGGCCTGCGCAGATATTGCCCACGCCCTGCGCGACCAGCTCGCGGTTCGGCGGTGTTTCACGCTTGTGGGGGTCGACCTTGTCCACCGCTTCCACGTTCAGCAGCGTTTCCAGCGACGCCACGATGGCGATCGTGGCGCCCACGAACCACACGTCCGGGTTGGCGAAATGGCGCAGTTCCGGGAAGTTCAGGTAGGCACCGAGATTGCCGACGTCGACCGGCGGGATCTCCACGAGGTGCGACTGTTCCAGGCTCAGGCCCGGCGTGAAGCGGCTGAACAGCAGGTGCAGCGCGACGCCGAGCACGACGACGAACAGCGGCGCAGGCAGCAGCTTGACGTTCTTGAGCGGCGTGCGGTCCCAGTACAGCAGCACCAGCATCGACAGCGCGGCGATAATGACGGCGCCCGGCGTGATGCTGCCCAGGGCGCTGCCGAGCGCCGAGAATGTGGTTTCGCCGTTGGCCTGGAAGAACGAATACTCGTCGGCGTTGTTGGCGTCGTAGCCGAGGGCGTGCGGGATCTGCTTGAGGATCAGCAGCACACCGATGGCCGCCAGCAAGCCCTTGATGACGTTGGACGGCACGTAGTTGGCGATGAAACCGGCGCGGGCAATGCCGAGGGCCAGTTGCAGGAAGCCGGCGATCACGATGGACGCCAGCAGGATCTCAAATGCGCCGAGTTTCGTGATGGACGCCAGTACCACGGCGGCGAGGCCCGCGGCGGGACCGCTGACGCTGGTATGCGAGCCGCTGAGAAGCCCGACGACAATGCCTCCGATGATGCCCGAGATAATCCCGGAAAACAGGGGCGCACCGGAGGCCAGGGCAATGCCGAGGCATAAAGGCAGGGCAACGAGGAAAACCACAATCCCTGCCGGGATATCTTGCTTGAGGTGATGGATATTCATGGCACACGCGTTCGAATCGATTATCAGTCGTACGCGCCAGCCCCTCATCCCACGAATCTGTAATAAGAAACGCTGATTATCGAATAATAATCGTGGGCGGCAGTGCTCCCGACTGAGAGAGGCACCGCACTGGCAATGAATGGCGAAGCCGCGGCATCTCCTCGTAATTGCCCGGGAAATGTCAACGAAGCTCCA is part of the Pseudoduganella lutea genome and encodes:
- a CDS encoding bifunctional SulP family inorganic anion transporter/carbonic anhydrase, with protein sequence MNIHHLKQDIPAGIVVFLVALPLCLGIALASGAPLFSGIISGIIGGIVVGLLSGSHTSVSGPAAGLAAVVLASITKLGAFEILLASIVIAGFLQLALGIARAGFIANYVPSNVIKGLLAAIGVLLILKQIPHALGYDANNADEYSFFQANGETTFSALGSALGSITPGAVIIAALSMLVLLYWDRTPLKNVKLLPAPLFVVVLGVALHLLFSRFTPGLSLEQSHLVEIPPVDVGNLGAYLNFPELRHFANPDVWFVGATIAIVASLETLLNVEAVDKVDPHKRETPPNRELVAQGVGNICAGLLGGLPVTSVIVRSSVNIQTGNATKASAVFHGLLLLAAVLVLSPVLNQIPLAALAAILIMTGYKLAKVSLFRDMYTKGASQFVPFVVTVAAIVLTDLLMGVMIGLAASLFYLLRSNFRNPFAIEQYRLHIGEVIKMELPNQVSFLNKATIKTALWDVPPGSKVLIDATNADYIDNDVLETIEDYRVAASERDVQLNVIGLRDEYSLADPIQFVPALDKETQTRLQPEDVLQLLKDGNERFQAGRWIKKYYLHQVDATAGGQHPMAVVVNCIDSRTSPEIIFDAGLGDLLTIRIAGNVISDEIIGSLEIAHKLGAKLIVVKGHSSCGAIGLALKNVDAHSIGTITGKIQTSIWQCQCASHGAPAPAGKELLEQVTRQNVENSLAEIINGSEYLRDCIARGEMGLVGAYHDIATRTVEFGELITPDRFDRYRSDRAGLAA
- a CDS encoding peptidylprolyl isomerase, with translation MTTITITTNKGKIVAELDAEKAPKTVENFLNYAKAGHYDNTIFHRVIDGFMIQGGGFEPGMKQKPADQTVENEAKNGLKNEPYTLAMARTSAPHSASAQFFINVKNNSFLDYPGQDGWGYAVFGVVTEGKEVVDEIRKVKTTRSGMFADVPVEDVIIEKVEAA
- a CDS encoding UDP-2,3-diacylglucosamine diphosphatase, giving the protein MILFVSDLHLQVDRPALTEAFLRFLDERARSARQLYLLGDLFEYWAGDDDLADAFHTRIAAALRALADGGVAIFWIAGNRDFLVGERFANAAGLTLLPETWVIEDHGRRIVLVHGDAQCTDDTKYMAFRAQVREPAWQQQFLAMPLAQRKAIIAGLRDNSRKDQGEKSYEIMDVTPQAIAAVFAQTNASVMIHGHTHRPALHAVAGTLRYVLPDWEPEATPPRGGWIAIDDEGAITRHALDGTILH
- a CDS encoding DinB family protein; this translates as MPQPASTSLSRYLLAQAYNNAWSDHRLLRACNTLSQAAFEDQSRTSFFPSIRYTLNHNLGVQRFYLDALWRDWRGEPPHPDYHTFFEPEEPYATCPPLWQAQRESNDSLIAYCSGLRDEVLDAVVAIDRGDHVQRDTRQRLLAHLFQHQVHHRGQVHAMLAGTPVAPPQLDEFYSAGEADLRAQDFAELGWTEQQVWP
- a CDS encoding DUF72 domain-containing protein; its protein translation is MPTLSDHSSPLIGTAGWSLPRDTWPAFPAEGSQLERYAAVFNAVEINTSFYRPHQPKTYERWAAATPPAFCFAVKLPRTITHEARLHGVDDLLARFAGEAGALGDRLGAVLVQLPPSLALDTAAAAALFTALQQRFTCMIACEARHATWFTPAATSLLHQAGVTRVLADPVVGYSGAFEPTTAPAYVRLHGNPRIYYSRYTPERMDEVRAWLARHPGSWCILDNTASGAATSNALELIGRSAGLVDQAASPALSER
- a CDS encoding DUF1439 domain-containing protein, with product MSYARRFLLIAPLAAAALLAGCASLTGPREVDVPLERLQRGLDERFPLQQRALGVFELELSRPQLAILRDNDRLALSATVAVTSPLLRPLQGNVALSGRLQVDNVRNAVVLSDARIDGFSVGGVDTATRGQLAAAANVVVERIVRDVPVYHFRPDELRYLGVQYVPTTIHTTREGLRVRFEPAK
- a CDS encoding tetratricopeptide repeat protein, with the translated sequence MMVGIGLHVLVAVFFAVHAIRSRQQRVWLMILFIFPLLGSLVYFLGIYLPRSRLDRGDGTPVPGPARAPDPTRELREAQAAVAFTPTAQNQMRLAHAQLEAGDAEGAAATFATCLQGAFAGDPDIRLGAARASFACGRHAEALAQLEQLRRTDPHFRPEQTSLLMARALHGAGHPDAARAEFEAAVRRHGSFEAKVEFAIWAADAREFQLAHRLQNDLHATMDRWNRHTHAMNLPLIRRLEAAYAGVPRQH
- a CDS encoding glycoside hydrolase family 19 protein, producing the protein MLNGDTLRQVFPDCADADDWATALDSALVRFHITTRDRVCAFLAQTSHESGHFNRLEESLFYRTPARLMAVWPKRFPSVASATPFVQNPERLANFVYARRMGNGDEASGDGFLFRGRGLIQLTGRSNYRQAGEALGLDLLGTPDRLVSKEVAALSAAWFWDSRGLNALADHDKPDDDLEDFTEITRRINGGTVGLKERLAAYKLLRSTLA